GGCAGGAAGAACATTGATATGTGTAAATCATTTCCTCCAGTGAGCAGGAACAGCATACCTGTATGTTCAAACTTTCCTGCCGGCAGCGGGAAGCATGGAACATACAGGTAAAACTCTCCTGACGAGAGGAGGATCAGTTTTTGGGTAGATTTTTTGACATAGGTATCGCAAAAGCTATCCCATATATAGATGACAGCCGTGTCTCCCGGATGGATCATGTCTTCCGCATAAAAGCGGTAATCCCTCAGTTCGTCCATCAGGGTCTCACAGGAAGGAAAGTATTCCAGTTCCGGTTATCCTGAATAACAAAGCTGATCAGTTATGGGGTCGGGATGGCCTCTTTTTTTATCAGAACCTATTAACATATCCCAGGTGTATTTTGGATGAGCCAATATCAATGGGATTTCCGTGTTGTTTTCCCATGGCATAGCTAATATACATGATACCTCCTCCGGTATCGATATGAGCTCCCAAACCAAATCCAAAAAGAAAATCTTGCCGGACTGCGGAAGGGATATTATTGTAATACCATCCACCGTCCCAGAACGTATATATGTTGCTGTTTCTGGCAAGCATATACCGAAGCTCCAAAGTTATCACCGAATAGGCCGGAGCCAGGAACGCATTGTCATCGAATCCCCTCAGTGAATTGAAACCACCAAACCGGTAGAGTTCATTTTCTCTGAAATCTTTTTTGTCCTCGGACCAGAAATGTTTGTATCTGCCATGTCCGGAGGTTTTGATCACCCAGGATCTGAAAAACGGCTGATACCATGAAATGTCAAGACCGGCTTCGGCGCCGGTATATCTTTTCCTGTCTTTTCCTCTCTTTCTTTTGCCCACGCTTCCAGAAACATCCAAATAC
The DNA window shown above is from Bacteroidales bacterium and carries:
- a CDS encoding GSCFA domain-containing protein, with protein sequence MDELRDYRFYAEDMIHPGDTAVIYIWDSFCDTYVKKSTQKLILLSSGEFYLYVPCFPLPAGKFEHTGMLFLLTGGNDLHISMFFLPAGGNALHI